One genomic window of Helicobacter canis includes the following:
- the tsf gene encoding translation elongation factor Ts, with product MSEITAQLVKQLREMTDAGMMDCKKALVEVQGDLQKAVEYLREKGLSKAAKKADRVAAEGAISVKVASDFSQACMIEVNSETDFVAKNDGFKDLVAKTSELVFAHNISEVSALESLHIENQSFDEYLKTQIAKIGENIVVRKTCNIKANQGTIVNGYVHSNGRVGVIIALKGSQANASKLAELARNLCMHAAAMKPVYIDYSGFSVEFLDKERVAMIAEVEKENEELKRLGKPLKNVPKYISRAQLTQSVLAEQEQILKDELKKQGKPEAIWDKIIPGQLERFIADNTLIDQRLTLLGQFFVMDDKKTIAQVLAEKSKEWNDTIEVAEYVRFELGEGIEKKAEDFAAEVAAQMQ from the coding sequence ATGAGTGAGATTACTGCCCAGCTTGTAAAACAACTGCGAGAAATGACTGATGCAGGTATGATGGACTGCAAGAAAGCTTTGGTAGAAGTGCAAGGAGATTTGCAAAAAGCCGTGGAATATTTGCGCGAAAAGGGCTTAAGCAAGGCTGCTAAAAAGGCAGATAGAGTCGCGGCTGAAGGGGCGATTTCTGTCAAGGTAGCAAGCGATTTTTCCCAAGCTTGTATGATTGAGGTTAATTCTGAAACAGACTTTGTCGCCAAAAACGATGGGTTTAAAGATTTGGTAGCAAAGACTAGTGAGCTTGTATTTGCACACAATATCAGCGAAGTAAGCGCGCTGGAATCCTTGCATATAGAAAATCAAAGCTTTGATGAGTATCTAAAAACACAAATCGCCAAAATCGGCGAAAACATTGTCGTGCGCAAAACTTGCAATATCAAGGCAAATCAAGGCACAATCGTCAATGGCTATGTCCATAGCAATGGGCGAGTGGGCGTAATCATCGCCCTAAAGGGCAGCCAAGCAAACGCATCTAAGCTTGCCGAGCTTGCGCGCAATCTCTGTATGCACGCAGCAGCGATGAAGCCTGTGTATATTGATTATAGCGGCTTTAGCGTGGAGTTTTTGGACAAAGAGCGCGTGGCGATGATTGCCGAAGTGGAGAAAGAAAACGAAGAGCTAAAGCGACTAGGCAAGCCGCTCAAAAATGTCCCTAAATACATCTCCCGCGCCCAGCTCACACAATCTGTGCTAGCCGAGCAAGAGCAGATTTTAAAAGATGAGCTAAAGAAACAAGGCAAGCCAGAAGCGATTTGGGATAAGATTATCCCCGGACAGCTAGAGCGATTTATCGCGGATAATACGCTTATCGATCAAAGGCTAACGCTCCTTGGGCAGTTTTTTGTAATGGATGATAAAAAGACCATTGCCCAAGTGCTTGCAGAAAAGTCCAAAGAGTGGAATGACACTATCGAAGTGGCAGAATATGTGCGCTTTGAGCTAGGTGAAGGGATCGAGAAAAAGGCAGAAGATTTCGCCGCTGAAGTCGCTGCGCAAATGCAGTAG
- the rpsB gene encoding 30S ribosomal protein S2 — MVTMKDLLECGVHFGHQTRRWNPKMKPFIFGVRKNIHIIDLQKTIRYFRYTYNIVRDAAAEGKTILFVGTKKQASETIKEYAEKIGVPYVNYRWLGGMLTNFSTIKRSVRKLEIIEEMEASGQIDLLTKKEKLMLLRKKDKLTQYLGGVRHLKKVPDMLFVIDVVKEKIAVAEARRLGIPVVAPLDTNCDPDKVDYPVPGNDDAIRSIQLFCKEIAEAITEGREMNGGEAEEEAQGSAQEPASEAEKQAVIDEAMQEQE, encoded by the coding sequence ATGGTAACGATGAAAGACCTACTTGAATGCGGCGTGCATTTTGGACATCAAACAAGACGCTGGAATCCAAAAATGAAGCCATTTATCTTTGGTGTGCGTAAAAATATCCACATCATTGATCTGCAAAAGACAATCCGCTACTTCCGCTACACTTATAATATCGTGCGTGATGCTGCTGCTGAGGGCAAGACGATCCTATTTGTCGGGACAAAAAAGCAAGCGAGCGAGACAATCAAAGAATATGCCGAGAAAATCGGTGTGCCTTATGTGAATTACCGCTGGCTAGGTGGTATGCTTACCAACTTTAGCACAATCAAACGCTCCGTGCGCAAGCTAGAAATCATTGAAGAAATGGAAGCAAGTGGGCAGATTGACTTACTCACCAAAAAAGAAAAGCTTATGCTTTTGCGTAAAAAAGACAAGCTTACACAATACCTTGGCGGTGTGCGACATTTGAAAAAAGTCCCGGATATGCTCTTTGTCATCGATGTGGTGAAAGAAAAAATCGCCGTGGCTGAAGCTAGAAGACTTGGGATCCCCGTAGTCGCGCCACTTGATACCAACTGCGACCCTGATAAGGTGGATTACCCCGTGCCGGGCAATGACGATGCGATCCGCTCTATCCAGCTTTTTTGCAAAGAGATTGCCGAGGCTATCACTGAAGGGCGCGAGATGAATGGCGGAGAAGCAGAGGAAGAGGCACAAGGATCTGCACAAGAGCCAGCAAGTGAAGCAGAGAAGCAAGCGGTGATTGATGAAGCTATGCAAGAGCAAGAATAA
- a CDS encoding CapA family protein, with protein sequence MQGLLFCGDVVAMNGGISIDRALQEKLRSNISFCNLEAPILPKTGGGGVTQTLKAGPSLYTHDETISNLVAAGFNGFMLANNHIADYGEAGIDASIEQILESKAVYTGVKTKKYPQNPTLFYTINDTKIAIVNAAESQFGTLDSSSAFLGAEYGYEDCFGWGFIAHLQTLKKAVDVVIAVIHAGLENVAQPLPQFRELYKMFCDMGADCIIAHHPHIIQGYEDYHTKDGREARIFYSLGNFFFSYNRPITDPLELQGLSVVLQFCSGKIASYELVFSQQVGDSVGIVDSSGLCVSMESLNAVLHDECAYKRAIIEIITQVYPQYMKYYEYVFLLPSRDNSWLTNSKLFVKSLFFPHRHLESRWALLLHNINIPTHRFVQELYLKYVLYHT encoded by the coding sequence ATGCAAGGACTACTATTCTGTGGCGATGTAGTGGCGATGAATGGCGGCATTAGTATCGATAGGGCATTGCAAGAAAAGCTTAGAAGCAATATTAGCTTTTGCAACCTAGAAGCCCCAATCTTGCCAAAAACGGGGGGGGGGGGGGTAACCCAAACGCTTAAAGCCGGACCATCGCTATATACACACGATGAGACAATTAGCAATTTAGTTGCAGCTGGCTTTAATGGCTTTATGCTAGCAAACAACCATATCGCAGATTATGGCGAGGCTGGCATAGATGCAAGCATAGAGCAAATCCTAGAATCCAAAGCTGTCTATACGGGTGTCAAAACAAAAAAATATCCGCAAAATCCCACGCTGTTTTACACGATCAATGATACAAAAATAGCCATAGTGAATGCCGCAGAATCGCAGTTTGGCACGCTGGATTCTAGCAGCGCGTTTTTGGGTGCGGAGTATGGGTATGAAGACTGCTTTGGCTGGGGGTTTATCGCGCATTTGCAGACATTGAAAAAAGCCGTTGATGTGGTGATTGCTGTGATCCACGCTGGGCTAGAGAATGTCGCCCAGCCACTGCCGCAATTTAGAGAGCTTTACAAGATGTTTTGTGATATGGGGGCAGATTGCATTATCGCCCATCATCCCCACATTATCCAAGGCTATGAGGACTATCACACAAAAGATGGGCGAGAAGCTAGGATTTTTTATAGCTTGGGGAATTTCTTTTTCTCCTATAATCGCCCAATCACCGATCCGCTAGAGCTACAAGGGCTAAGTGTGGTGCTGCAATTTTGTAGCGGTAAAATCGCAAGCTATGAGCTGGTGTTCTCCCAGCAGGTGGGGGATAGTGTGGGGATTGTGGATTCTAGTGGGCTTTGTGTGAGTATGGAGAGTCTTAATGCGGTGCTGCACGATGAATGCGCGTATAAAAGGGCTATTATAGAGATCATCACGCAGGTGTATCCGCAGTATATGAAGTATTATGAATATGTCTTTTTGCTGCCTAGTAGGGATAATAGCTGGCTTACTAATAGTAAGCTTTTTGTTAAAAGCTTATTTTTCCCACATCGGCATCTTGAGTCAAGATGGGCATTGCTGCTGCATAATATCAATATCCCTACGCATAGATTTGTCCAAGAGCTATATCTCAAATATGTGCTGTATCACACCTAG
- the hisG gene encoding ATP phosphoribosyltransferase: MIKIALPKGRIAKDTLRVFSQIFGEEFAFDDRKLILQRGEFCFMLVRSQDVATYVYHQAADIGVVGLDVLQEQPCKVLRLFDLGIGKCRVIVGEHRDTPIDYLQPKIKIATKMPHITLNHFSQKAIPIEIIKLYGSIELAPLVGLADGIVDIVETGDTMRQNNLIEVETILHSSAHLIANTNSFYAKKTQILALCSKLEQCLDSSTQG, encoded by the coding sequence ATGATCAAAATAGCACTCCCCAAAGGTCGTATAGCAAAAGATACTCTGCGTGTGTTCTCCCAGATTTTTGGCGAAGAATTTGCATTTGATGATAGAAAGCTCATTTTGCAAAGGGGGGAATTTTGCTTTATGCTTGTGCGCTCTCAAGATGTGGCGACTTATGTCTATCATCAAGCAGCAGATATTGGTGTCGTGGGGCTTGATGTCTTGCAAGAGCAGCCCTGCAAGGTCTTGCGCTTGTTTGACTTGGGGATTGGAAAGTGTCGCGTGATCGTTGGCGAGCATAGAGACACGCCCATTGACTATCTCCAGCCAAAGATCAAAATCGCTACAAAAATGCCCCATATCACGCTCAATCACTTTTCACAAAAGGCTATCCCCATAGAAATCATCAAGCTCTATGGATCCATTGAGCTAGCTCCGCTTGTAGGGCTAGCAGATGGGATAGTAGATATTGTAGAGACAGGCGATACAATGCGCCAAAACAATCTCATCGAAGTAGAAACGATCCTGCACTCAAGCGCGCATTTAATCGCTAATACCAATAGCTTTTATGCCAAAAAGACACAGATCCTAGCTCTTTGCTCTAAGCTTGAGCAATGTTTGGATTCTAGCACGCAGGGCTGA
- a CDS encoding type III pantothenate kinase has translation MLLCDIGNTHFHFWDNGKISHILPKSLHKNMFNQEIYYISVNAQHEKLLNKTFKTTYDLESIIHLPTQYKGLGVDRKAACLCVSDGVVVDVGSAITVDVMSGGKHQGGYILPGFNEFINAYARISPALQGHINFGLEPSALPNTTKDAIGYGVIKSTILTIQNTIGSKKAYFTGGDGKYLAKFFAQAIYDETLVFRGMRISIEQALQKRRKQQGIQEKQGQNKEQE, from the coding sequence ATGCTGCTTTGTGATATTGGCAATACGCATTTTCACTTTTGGGATAATGGCAAAATCTCCCATATCCTGCCAAAATCCTTGCATAAAAATATGTTCAATCAAGAAATCTACTACATAAGTGTCAATGCCCAGCACGAAAAGCTGCTGAATAAAACTTTCAAAACAACTTATGACCTAGAATCCATAATCCACCTCCCCACGCAATACAAAGGCTTAGGCGTGGATAGAAAAGCGGCGTGCTTGTGCGTTAGCGATGGGGTGGTAGTCGATGTGGGCAGTGCTATTACCGTTGATGTGATGAGTGGTGGCAAGCACCAAGGCGGCTATATTCTCCCGGGGTTTAATGAATTTATCAATGCCTATGCCAGAATCTCCCCAGCTCTGCAAGGGCATATCAACTTTGGGCTAGAGCCAAGTGCTTTGCCCAATACCACCAAAGATGCTATCGGCTATGGTGTCATCAAAAGCACTATTTTGACCATACAAAACACCATAGGGAGTAAAAAGGCGTATTTCACCGGAGGTGATGGCAAATATCTCGCAAAATTCTTCGCCCAAGCCATCTATGATGAAACGCTTGTGTTTCGAGGTATGCGCATATCTATCGAGCAAGCCCTACAAAAACGGCGCAAGCAGCAAGGCATACAAGAAAAACAAGGGCAAAACAAGGAGCAAGAATGA
- the dut gene encoding dUTP diphosphatase, which yields MQPHLKVQKLHPQAIIPAYQSTGASGFDFHALESTFIPAGDIGVVRTGLAMEIDQGLELQIRPRSGLALKHKISVLNTPGTVDSDYRGEIMVILINHGKEDFTINQGDRIAQGVIAPIVQVAFEEVATLAQTARGDKGFGSSGIAKDKS from the coding sequence ATGCAACCACATCTTAAAGTGCAAAAGCTCCACCCACAAGCCATAATCCCCGCCTACCAAAGCACCGGTGCTTCTGGCTTTGACTTCCACGCCCTAGAATCCACTTTTATCCCAGCAGGCGATATTGGCGTAGTGCGCACAGGGCTTGCTATGGAGATAGACCAAGGGCTAGAGCTACAAATCCGCCCTCGTAGTGGGCTTGCGCTCAAGCATAAAATCTCTGTGCTAAACACACCCGGCACGGTTGATAGCGACTATCGCGGAGAAATTATGGTGATTTTAATCAATCACGGCAAAGAGGATTTTACTATCAATCAAGGCGATAGAATCGCACAGGGCGTAATCGCGCCAATCGTGCAAGTGGCATTTGAAGAAGTAGCCACACTTGCGCAAACTGCGCGTGGGGACAAGGGCTTTGGCTCTAGCGGTATTGCCAAAGATAAAAGCTAG
- the greA gene encoding transcription elongation factor GreA produces MEPISQYGYEKLTKELKQLKEIERPKIIKEIDTAREHGDLKENAEYHAAKERQLFIDARIKDLSTMLTNAQVIDPSTLPHDKVSFGSTIEIIDLDTQKPYTYTIVGSIESDTARGLISYGSPIAKALLGKEVGDEVAINLPRGECEFEIMKIHYKPIVF; encoded by the coding sequence ATGGAACCTATCAGTCAATATGGCTATGAGAAGCTAACCAAAGAACTAAAACAGCTCAAAGAAATCGAGCGACCAAAGATCATCAAAGAGATTGACACTGCTAGAGAGCACGGGGATTTGAAAGAAAATGCCGAATACCACGCGGCAAAAGAGAGGCAACTTTTCATTGATGCTAGAATCAAAGATCTAAGCACTATGCTTACAAACGCCCAAGTCATTGATCCTTCTACTTTGCCACACGATAAAGTAAGCTTTGGCAGCACGATTGAAATCATTGATTTAGATACACAAAAGCCTTATACCTATACCATTGTAGGGAGCATTGAGAGCGATACAGCAAGGGGGCTTATCTCCTATGGCTCTCCTATAGCTAAGGCTCTTCTTGGCAAAGAGGTGGGCGATGAAGTAGCGATCAATCTGCCCCGCGGGGAGTGTGAATTTGAAATTATGAAAATCCACTACAAACCAATTGTATTTTAA
- the radA gene encoding DNA repair protein RadA produces MAKKSALFECQHCGYTTAKWLGKCPECNSWDSLLELTDTQKQILRQESTLESTPCAITQVAIDEHSFFSSYQEELDIVLGGGIVPGGLYLIGGNPGVGKSTLLLKVAGSLAQNGQSVLYVSGEESAGQIRLRAQRLGALSERLFLLNEINLAAIKHAIVNAPQVDSPKVDSRVDWDFQSARNDDKKVDSRVNASKVDSRTRDKKVDSTPYRLCIIDSIQTIYAPEISSAPGSVSQVREITFELMRLAKEQNIAIMIIGHITKDGSIAGPRILEHMVDCVLYFEGDPSKELRILRGFKNRFGTTSEIGIFEMSQDGLNSAKNASKLFFQKRVSTIGSAVSVVLEGSRALVIEIQALVSESYGNPRRQSTGFELNRLNMLLALLERKLELPLGRYDVFINITGGIKISEPSADLCVLACIISSFRNRALNASTAFIGEVSLVGDIREVSNIDIRLKELASYGFDKVIVAKKPKATPSGIKCFEADEVSKILEWM; encoded by the coding sequence ATGGCGAAAAAATCAGCCCTTTTTGAATGCCAGCATTGCGGCTATACCACGGCAAAATGGCTAGGCAAATGCCCAGAGTGCAATAGCTGGGATAGCTTGCTAGAGCTTACAGATACGCAAAAGCAGATTCTACGGCAAGAAAGCACACTAGAATCCACTCCGTGTGCTATCACACAAGTCGCCATTGATGAGCATAGCTTTTTTAGCTCCTATCAAGAAGAGCTAGACATCGTGCTAGGTGGGGGGATCGTGCCAGGTGGGCTATATCTCATCGGTGGAAATCCGGGCGTTGGTAAATCAACCTTGCTGCTAAAAGTCGCTGGCTCTCTAGCACAAAATGGGCAAAGCGTGCTGTATGTAAGCGGCGAGGAAAGTGCCGGGCAAATCCGCTTGCGTGCGCAGCGACTAGGGGCGTTAAGCGAGCGGTTATTTCTACTCAATGAGATCAATCTCGCGGCAATCAAGCACGCCATAGTGAATGCCCCGCAGGTGGATTCTCCAAAAGTGGATTCTAGGGTGGATTGGGATTTTCAATCCGCTCGCAATGACGATAAAAAAGTGGATTCTAGGGTGAATGCCTCAAAAGTGGATTCTAGGACGCGTGATAAAAAAGTGGATTCTACTCCTTATCGCTTGTGTATTATTGACTCTATCCAGACAATCTATGCCCCAGAGATCTCTTCTGCTCCGGGGTCTGTGAGCCAAGTGCGCGAGATCACATTTGAGCTTATGCGCCTAGCCAAAGAGCAGAATATCGCCATAATGATTATCGGGCATATCACTAAAGATGGCTCAATCGCTGGTCCTAGAATCCTAGAGCATATGGTGGATTGCGTGCTGTATTTTGAAGGCGATCCAAGCAAAGAGCTTAGAATCTTGCGTGGGTTTAAAAACCGCTTTGGCACGACAAGTGAGATAGGGATTTTTGAGATGAGTCAAGATGGCTTAAATAGTGCCAAAAATGCTTCAAAGCTCTTCTTCCAAAAGCGCGTAAGCACCATAGGCAGTGCGGTGAGTGTCGTGCTAGAGGGCTCACGCGCCTTAGTGATAGAGATCCAAGCCCTAGTGAGTGAAAGCTATGGGAATCCACGCAGGCAGAGCACGGGCTTTGAGCTAAATCGCTTAAATATGCTCCTAGCCCTGCTAGAGCGCAAATTAGAGCTGCCTTTAGGGCGATATGATGTGTTTATCAATATCACCGGTGGGATTAAAATCAGCGAGCCAAGCGCGGATTTATGCGTGCTTGCGTGCATTATCTCAAGCTTCCGCAATCGCGCGCTTAATGCCAGCACGGCTTTCATCGGTGAAGTCTCCCTTGTAGGCGACATACGAGAAGTAAGCAATATTGACATTAGACTAAAAGAGCTTGCAAGCTATGGCTTTGATAAGGTCATAGTAGCCAAAAAGCCCAAAGCCACTCCAAGCGGTATCAAATGCTTTGAAGCCGATGAAGTGAGCAAGATCCTAGAGTGGATGTAG
- the ftsY gene encoding signal recognition particle-docking protein FtsY gives MLSYLAKTAQNLASIFTDKSDTIDKDTLEELLIEADIDYDLVELLLANLPKHIKRAQLQEQLYGLFADSTKAPLESTFDTSPQITLVIGVNGAGKTTTIAKLAYHYLQQGQSVLLGAGDTFRAAAIEQLQLWASKLQIPIIATQQGSDPSALAFDTIQAGLARKAQHIIIDTAGRLHNQTNLQKELEKIDRTCIKAAPNANVRKVLILDGTQGSSALAQAKIFSQSVQIQGIIVTKLDGTSKGGAILSISHFLQIPILYLGIGEKQGDLVPFDKEAYIQNLLDCFFTSGA, from the coding sequence ATGCTCTCCTACCTTGCTAAAACCGCCCAAAATCTCGCCTCTATCTTCACGGACAAAAGCGACACAATCGACAAAGACACGCTTGAAGAGCTACTCATAGAAGCAGATATAGACTATGATCTAGTCGAACTTCTCCTTGCCAATCTCCCCAAGCACATCAAACGCGCCCAGCTACAAGAGCAGCTCTATGGGCTTTTTGCAGATTCTACAAAAGCCCCACTAGAATCCACTTTTGACACCTCTCCGCAAATCACCCTCGTGATCGGCGTAAATGGCGCGGGCAAGACCACCACCATAGCCAAGCTTGCCTACCACTATTTACAGCAAGGGCAAAGTGTGCTGCTAGGAGCTGGCGATACTTTCCGTGCAGCAGCCATAGAGCAGCTACAACTTTGGGCTTCAAAGCTACAAATCCCCATTATCGCCACTCAACAAGGCAGCGATCCTAGTGCGCTGGCTTTTGACACTATCCAAGCCGGGCTTGCGAGAAAAGCACAGCATATCATCATCGATACTGCGGGGCGATTGCACAATCAAACCAATCTCCAAAAAGAGCTAGAAAAAATCGACCGCACCTGCATAAAAGCCGCGCCAAATGCTAATGTGCGCAAAGTCCTAATCCTTGATGGCACGCAAGGCTCATCTGCCCTAGCCCAAGCCAAAATCTTTAGCCAAAGTGTGCAGATACAAGGCATTATCGTAACTAAGCTTGATGGCACAAGCAAGGGCGGGGCTATCCTTAGTATTTCACATTTTTTGCAAATCCCTATACTCTATCTTGGCATAGGAGAAAAACAAGGCGATTTAGTGCCATTTGACAAAGAAGCATATATCCAAAATCTCCTTGATTGCTTTTTCACAAGTGGGGCATAA
- a CDS encoding peroxiredoxin — protein sequence MSFIQRILAVCSLCLYALLITNCSSDGTKQSFEHSFQADDSSSYAITLNDESILLKRNGSKVDSVVLLVFLADECQACQGYYEHLNHLQANQANLQILGIFGQTSKDLQTLKKDLGIDFTLLQDTSKTPLLDNLLAQKQARANALLAAQNLESNSADMDSSDNAATASSRADNGGIHSEKGEKVDSRERGDSQGDMREKSDSNEKVDSSSTDPSSQSLESTPLKPDLPYFVLYDDKQHFYQDYEGIVPEEIFSSDITQLAN from the coding sequence ATGTCTTTCATACAACGGATTCTAGCGGTTTGTAGCCTATGTCTATATGCCTTGCTTATTACAAATTGCAGCAGCGATGGCACAAAACAAAGCTTTGAGCATAGCTTCCAAGCCGATGACTCTAGCTCCTATGCTATCACTCTTAATGATGAGAGCATACTTCTTAAACGCAATGGTAGCAAGGTGGATTCTGTGGTGCTGCTAGTGTTCTTAGCAGATGAATGCCAAGCGTGTCAGGGGTATTATGAGCATTTAAACCACCTCCAAGCAAATCAAGCCAATCTACAAATCCTAGGTATCTTTGGGCAAACCTCCAAAGACCTCCAAACGCTCAAAAAAGACTTAGGCATAGATTTTACACTCTTGCAAGATACTTCAAAGACCCCCTTGCTAGACAATCTCCTAGCGCAAAAGCAAGCGCGTGCAAATGCCCTGCTAGCAGCACAAAACCTAGAATCTAATAGTGCAGATATGGATTCTAGCGATAACGCCGCCACTGCGTCATCGCGAGCCGACAATGGCGGAATCCATAGTGAAAAAGGTGAAAAAGTGGATTCTAGGGAAAGGGGCGATTCACAAGGCGATATGAGAGAAAAAAGCGATTCTAATGAAAAAGTGGATTCTAGCAGCACTGACCCAAGCTCCCAAAGCCTAGAATCCACGCCATTAAAGCCTGATCTGCCCTATTTCGTGCTATATGATGATAAGCAGCATTTCTACCAAGATTATGAAGGTATCGTGCCAGAAGAGATCTTTTCTAGCGATATTACACAGCTTGCTAACTAG
- the rny gene encoding ribonuclease Y yields the protein MWWILLIGFLGFGLLVGLSVYLACKKFFALDATHLLEQAKAKAQAIELEAQNLLHKKQLELKDMQLSLEQSHKEKERALQESYTHKLHALERKEQNLQDKLQCEQSAIEQSKAHIKSERHELLMQKEENQKIKKQYLSLIDELNKTLSHYTGLTKEEAKNILLDNLESELIDEKAHLIRRYEKEAKDQAQKTANHILALATSRYAGEFAAERLINVLTLPDDEMKGRIIGKEGRNIKTLEMISGVDVIIDDTPATIILSSFNLYRRAIALKTLNILIEDGRIHPARIEEVYARVEEQMEQDILDEGNNVLVDLGVDFVHPEITKLIGKLRYRASYGQNALGHSIQTAKLAGIIASQLGGDEKLAKRAGLLHDIGKALTIDQGGGNHVILGAEICKRYKEHPVVINAIMSHHGNEAFESVEAAAVCAADTLSAARPGARRDVLESFLTRMQDLEKIAQDKLGVKQAYAINAGRELRVIVRADIISDSQSIVLAREIAQEIQSTLNYPGDVKVSVIREVRAVEFAH from the coding sequence ATGTGGTGGATTCTTCTCATAGGATTTCTAGGATTCGGGCTTCTTGTAGGATTAAGCGTTTATCTAGCGTGCAAAAAGTTTTTCGCTCTTGATGCGACACATCTACTTGAACAAGCCAAAGCAAAAGCGCAAGCCATCGAGCTAGAAGCACAAAATCTCCTACACAAAAAGCAACTTGAGCTAAAAGATATGCAACTCTCCTTAGAGCAAAGCCATAAAGAAAAAGAGCGCGCACTGCAAGAGTCCTACACACACAAGCTCCACGCCCTAGAGCGCAAAGAGCAAAATCTCCAAGACAAGCTCCAGTGCGAGCAATCCGCCATCGAGCAAAGCAAAGCCCACATAAAAAGCGAGCGACACGAGCTTCTTATGCAAAAAGAAGAGAATCAAAAAATCAAAAAGCAATATCTTAGCCTTATTGATGAGCTCAATAAAACCCTAAGCCACTACACAGGGCTGACCAAAGAAGAAGCCAAAAATATCTTGCTAGACAACCTAGAAAGCGAGCTGATTGATGAAAAAGCCCACCTTATCCGCCGCTATGAGAAAGAAGCCAAAGACCAAGCTCAAAAAACAGCCAATCACATTCTAGCCCTTGCGACTTCTCGCTATGCTGGGGAGTTTGCAGCAGAGCGACTCATCAATGTCCTAACACTCCCAGATGATGAGATGAAAGGCAGGATCATCGGCAAAGAAGGGCGCAATATCAAAACACTAGAGATGATAAGCGGAGTTGATGTGATCATCGATGACACACCAGCGACCATTATCCTAAGTAGCTTCAATCTCTACCGCCGAGCCATCGCCCTAAAGACACTCAATATCCTTATTGAAGATGGCAGAATCCACCCTGCTAGGATCGAAGAAGTCTATGCGCGAGTGGAAGAGCAAATGGAGCAAGATATCCTTGATGAAGGCAATAATGTCTTAGTTGATTTGGGGGTTGATTTTGTGCATCCAGAGATTACCAAGCTTATCGGCAAGCTCCGCTATCGCGCAAGCTATGGGCAAAATGCGTTAGGGCATTCTATCCAGACCGCTAAATTAGCAGGCATCATCGCTAGTCAGCTTGGAGGCGATGAAAAGCTAGCAAAACGCGCAGGATTGCTGCACGACATCGGCAAAGCCTTGACAATCGATCAGGGTGGTGGAAATCATGTAATCCTTGGTGCAGAGATTTGCAAGCGTTACAAGGAGCATCCTGTGGTGATTAACGCCATTATGTCTCACCACGGCAATGAAGCATTTGAGAGCGTAGAGGCAGCAGCAGTATGTGCAGCTGACACACTCTCAGCCGCACGCCCTGGGGCTAGGCGCGATGTCTTAGAGAGCTTTTTAACAAGAATGCAAGATTTAGAAAAAATCGCCCAAGATAAGCTAGGCGTGAAGCAAGCCTATGCGATTAACGCTGGGCGAGAGCTGCGCGTGATCGTGCGTGCGGATATTATAAGTGATTCTCAAAGTATCGTGCTTGCTAGAGAGATCGCCCAAGAAATCCAATCCACCCTAAACTACCCCGGTGATGTGAAAGTCAGCGTGATACGCGAAGTGCGCGCGGTGGAGTTTGCACATTGA
- a CDS encoding 5-formyltetrahydrofolate cyclo-ligase: MPQAAIYPLSAHKSKSFDSKAKLRAFAKAAPLTHNRYASRALCAYLESIITKHNFKRIALFYPLPHEPNILPLLKKLKKHKTKQVFLPTMQGLKVKMLPYRLPLVRNYLGIFEPKVSYQHSYKVDFVLIPALGIDMAFGRIGMGKGIYDRSFSARSITPYRVFVSQNLHISSTHITQEFDINAHQYISYTLQMKNIKGFYNVVDSSHRISRIRASCRIKRLSSVQKVFRS, translated from the coding sequence TTGCCACAAGCCGCGATCTACCCCTTGTCGGCACACAAATCTAAGTCCTTTGACTCTAAAGCCAAACTTCGTGCATTTGCTAAAGCAGCCCCACTAACGCACAATCGCTATGCCAGCAGGGCATTATGCGCCTACCTAGAATCCATTATCACAAAGCACAATTTTAAGCGCATTGCACTCTTTTATCCCCTGCCACACGAGCCAAATATCCTCCCTCTACTAAAAAAGCTAAAAAAGCACAAAACCAAACAAGTTTTTCTCCCAACTATGCAAGGTCTTAAGGTAAAAATGCTACCATACCGCTTGCCGTTAGTGCGGAATTATTTGGGGATTTTTGAGCCAAAAGTATCATATCAGCATTCTTATAAGGTTGATTTTGTGCTAATACCAGCCCTTGGGATTGATATGGCATTTGGTCGTATCGGTATGGGGAAGGGTATTTATGATAGATCTTTTAGCGCACGATCTATCACGCCTTATAGGGTGTTTGTAAGCCAGAATCTCCACATATCCAGCACGCATATAACGCAAGAATTTGACATCAACGCACATCAATATATCAGCTATACATTGCAAATGAAAAATATAAAGGGTTTTTATAATGTGGTGGATTCTTCTCATAGGATTTCTAGGATTCGGGCTTCTTGTAGGATTAAGCGTTTATCTAGCGTGCAAAAAGTTTTTCGCTCTTGA